One Drosophila subpulchrella strain 33 F10 #4 breed RU33 chromosome 2R, RU_Dsub_v1.1 Primary Assembly, whole genome shotgun sequence genomic window, TATGTTTCGTAAAAGGAGTACATAGGAATAATGGGAAtgagaataataataataatgtattaagtaatattttattatatatatatattccacTGGTATTCATatcatatatacatatttttaggGCTTCCAACTGACGCACTCGCTGGGCGGCGGAACTGGCTCCGGAATGGGCACCCTGCTGATCTCGAAGATCCGCGAGGAGTACCCAGATCGCATAATGAACACCTACTCGGTGGTGCCTTCTCCCAAAGTGTCCGACACGGTGGTGGAACCCTACAACGCCACCTTGTCGATCCATCAGCTGGTGGAGAACACAGACGAGACGTACTGCATCGACAACGAGGCGCTGTATGATATCTGTTTCAGGACCCTGAAGGTGTCGAACCCGAGCTACGGAGATCTGAACCATCTGGTCTCACTGACCATGTCCGGCGTGACCACCTGCCTCCGTTTCCCCGGCCAACTGAATGCCGATCTTCGCAAGCTGGCGGTCAACATGGTACCATTCCCGCGTCTGCACTTCTTCATGCCCGGATTCGCTCCGCTCACCTCTCGGGGATCTCAGCAGTACAGGGCTCTGACGGTTCCCGAGCTGACCCAGCAGATGTTCGATGCCAAGAACATGATGGCCGCCTGTGATCCCCGACATGGTCGCTACCTCACCGTGGCCGCCGTCTTCCGCGGTCGCATGTCCATGAAGGAGGTGGACGAGCAAATGCTGGCCGTTCAGAACAAGAACAGTTCGTACTTCGTCGAATGGATCCCGAACAATGTGAAGACGGCCGTCTGCGATATCCCGCCAAAGGGCCTGAAGATGTCCTCGACGTTCATCGGGAACACCACGGCCATCCAGGAGCTGTTCAAGCGGATCTCCGAGCAGTTCTCGGCCATGTTCCGGCGCAAGGCCTTCTTGCATTGGTACACCGGCGAGGGCATGGACGAGATGGAGTTCACCGAGGCGGAGAGCAACATGAACGACCTGGTGTCCGAGTACCAGCAGTACCAGGAGGCCACCGCCGACGACGAGTTCGATCCGGATGTTAATGAGCCGGAGGTCGAGGGCGATTGTATTTAATGGTGTGGCCAGAGGAATGAGGGGCGTGCGTGACGAAGGTCCGGGGGATGTCCTGTTTCTGCGCGGCATGCGGCACCAGCTGGCGGCCAAGCACTGCAGTATCCTTTGACCCCGTCcctacacacacacagccaCATTACACTACCATACCACTACCATAACaagcaaacacacacacgGACAGGAGACAGGACACAagcacagacagacaggaagGTCAAGCGTAGTTAGAACATCAAACGGAAATGTTCCAAAAGCTCATGCTTCCTCTATTCCCCATCATCCATCCACCCATCCATCATCTCTCATCTCACATCGCGCATCTTCATCTTTTTGTCCATTTCGGACACTCTTCACCCTCCTATACTCTATAAACTATATACACTTTACACGGAGGCACGTCTATCGCATTTCTCGCAGCCATTTTCACCCACTTTCCACTCTTTCACCTCTTTTCATAACCCTTACTATTATCTCACATCATTTTTATACaactatttattattatatcgCAACGTCAGCAAGAAGGAACCACAAGTATCtagtatttcaaaatataacGAATTTATACAGAAATCTCGAGAAGTGTCCAACGTCCAGAAAGTTAGCACTCAAGACTCGGCAATACCATACATTTAGAGCTATATACGATACGATGTACGAGCTTATCCAAAGATAATCGATTGACCACTCTCATGAGATCCTCTAATAAAGGCAATTTCTAAAAGCATCCGCAATTGTATTTACATAATCTTAGGGCACAATCTATTCATTTTGTATTCGTGTGCAGTACTTTCTCTTGTAGttttatttgaataaaaaatatttgtaccCAAATAAATGACTAAtaatggcaaacatttttgacaaataataaatggaatttatttaaaattatcaagCGGCTTTTTAATCGATACAAGGGAGTGCAAGGATGTATTTTTAAACCTCTGTTATGAAATGTATCAACTCTTTTTTGTAAGCGAGTGAAATTAATTACAACTTACAAAAGTGTATACAGTATACGTTTATATAGGTACTATGAATAACAAGCTCAGTAAAACTAAATAACAATAGTAGTTCGAGTTCTTTAATCATGCTGAAGATTATAAATGGTATAACGATGCCGTTTTAAACCTTGTCTTAATTGAGAAAAAGGCCATTGTTTTACCAACAACAAAAACGTtaaaaaagatacaaaatctataataatatttaccAAGAACTCTAGGCAGGTGGAGTTTTAAGCTATAGAAGCTCGACTGTAGTCACCGTTAGGCACGGGCTGCCAGATGAAAAAGAATATAGTATACATGTATGTAAAATTTGTAAGTGCTTTATAATACGAGTAAAATACATTTGTGTGTCAAGTAAAATATCTGTAGATTAATACAGCGCCACCTGgcaaacatatttaaaaattttcgcATACTTATCTGGCAACGTTTACCCTAACTGCCACTagccatttttaaaaataattattcgGTGCGGCACAGAAATAGCAAAGCGTtgaatttgtgtaaaatttaaattgatttacatatgttaaaattaaagtaattgaatttattttgttgGCATCATAGCCTTCCCAAGTTTTTACGTACTTTGTTGAACATAAAGAGTCAAATCTATAAAACTTGGTTGATTCTTAGTTCCACAGAAATGGCATAGATACtaataaaaattgattttatcaCTTCTTATTTAATTGTGATACAAATAAGTTctttaaaataacaaatttatGTGTATCCTACTTTTTTCGAAATCTATAAAAAGCCAAACCAAATTACAATGTACGTTGGATTAGTATGATGTGTGTTTGATCAGAAACAACTAGGTTCAAGACTTAAAAAGGCCGGACAATAACACAACATacaaatatcattttaaataattaaagaaGAAGTCAATTACCTTTTTTATATGATAGTATAATTTTCTCGAAAGATCCAACCAATTAACCgtaattttttccatataaaaaTGGATTACTTGCTACACGGCTGCTATATTATAATCTCGACCGGATCTCAGAGTCGCACAAACCTTTCCATTAACTGACTCTCTCAGACCTCATATGCGACAAATTCACCAGAATTAAAAGACATTAAACGACGTTAGCGGTCTCGTGACACAAACAAAGCTTTACATAAAAAACACGCCAATAACAAAGTCGGCTAAGAACAAAACCCCCAGACATAcggaaaaaataatgaaaagaaGAGGTAAATGCAAGAGAGAAccagttttatttttgtttttgttcgaAAGAGCCGGCCGGCTTTTCTGAATGACGGCGAGAACTGAGAACCAAAAGTCGAGAACCTTTTTCAAGCCGGCGAAAACATTATAACACGTTCTTCCGTCTGGCACTTTAGTGACCGGTTAAAGTGCGTTTAACCGTTAGTTATGTCACTGCGGCAGGTCGAAGTAAAGGTTATCCAGAGCGGAAGTTCCCCGAGTGAAGCTGAGAACCTGGCTCTGAAAAGTGAGTCAACTATCTGACAATCCTCAATCTGCCTTGTCTGCAAATACAGGAGTCAGTGAACCAGTTTATGTATTAGACCTTTggaaaaatgttcaaatttaTTAAACTTTTATGTTTAAGaatatacaatttaacaaGCCAAAACATTTACGTTGGTTCAAGACAAGTTTTCTACACTGAAATTTGTATGCCCCCAAGAACAATAGATTTTAATGTTTATTATGTTTGAACaatgaacaataaaaatatatatacaaatctaCTTTTCCTAttctttaaaatcagcaaTTTTTCAATTTCTATAAAATTAGATCAAACAGATATTTTAAGCTAAGGGAatctaaaaatcattttcgaTGTAAGGAcaattaaaaaacgttttcaatattttatttaatttcctaggatatgaattttttaaagtacATTTCAATTATTAATCCTTTGAAATGGAATTTAGGTTTAAGTATGCCTTCCTTTAGATCCACTACAAAACCTTCTTCCCAGAAGATCCccacaattttttattttttggtacTACGATCAGTTTATTTTGATTCGATCTtacttacattttatttttgttttcaattacTTAAAACCATTATTAACTCCCTTCTATTTGGGCTTCCCCTTTGTTGTATAGTAAAGCCCCGATAGATAAGACCGCTCGGATCCATCGTCCCACATATTTTTTCACCGTGCAGCAACATCGCTTAGAAATAGGCAAATGAAAAAGCAATAAAATAGTTGCCAACTTACACTCATTTGGCGCCGTCATCCAAAAGCCAGTCGCAGTCGTCCGGCAGAAGGAGGCAAGAAAAATCCAACATCCAAAATCCAAAACATGAAGTGAGGCAGCGGTGATTGACCCAGTTTCCCGAGACGACAACAACCTACCTACCTACTCCTCACTCACTGGATCTGCTGGCTATATCTGCAGCTTTTGGATCTCGGAGTTGTGGAGCTACGACTATCTGAGGCTGGAGATGGAGACTTTGCTTTTGCCCGGGGAAGTGCAATGCACTCTAGTACAGCACGGggaaaaaatcaaagaaaaaatcttgttttttgcaGCTAGTTGCCGATTCTTCAGAAAGCCAAAAAACGAAACCCGCTTGAGGTGGCAAAGTGGCAAGGGGCGGCGGAGTAGGGGGCGTGGCGGGCCCCCAGCACATGCAAACAACACGTCAATGCTCTCTGGTAGCCAAAAGCCACCGCAAACGCCTCGACTAGTTTAGATTGGACTTAGACAACCCGATCTACGCTGCTTTTTGATTTTCTGCCATCAGTTTTCTACCATTTTTTTCTTGTCTTTTGTGGTTTACAGACAAACACGAGTAGAACAACAATAACGAGACAAATTGCAGCTAAGGAAAATCCGCACAGCCAGAGACCCACACGAAAATACACGCTTGACTTGGTCATTGATGCGACCGCACttggtttaaaaaaattcgaaaaaaaaatctgaGAAAATCCAAAAAGCGAAAAGCCCGGCTCATATGCTCATACTATATGTTTTCGGTTTGGCAGACGTTCACTTGCGGCGTTGCCAAGTTTCTCATTTCGGTTTCTGGCCAACAACAAGTGCTTGGCCTGGCTAAGTGCAGCGGAAGTGCTTCAGGTGAGTCTTAACTTGGTTGGGCTGGGCCTTCTGAGCCGGGTCTCTAAAATTGGAAACAGCCAGAGTTTTCAATAGGCCGCAAACGCTGTCATAAACAAATGATATACGAAAAGTTTTAAGAGCTTTGGCCCAGTACATGCAAATTATTCGTGCAAATCAATGCACTAAAAGTTATGGGCACTCAAGGACGAATCAAGACTAAGTATGCGCAGTTAATTCCAATCGCTAATGGTCTATTAACTACGTTCATCGATCACTTTCCGCATTCTTAGATATTTCAATTATATTCAGGCCAATAACCAAGATAAAATTACCAAAGTTTATATAATACTTTTTGAATGTTTAGCTATTTTTCTTAAGGTCTTTTACAATCAACTATTATTGATACCTTTATATTTATTCTAATAATATAGGCACAACAGCCTTCAAGTTTAAGCAATCTTAATTAGATTATGTATGGCTAATAAAAGAAATGCTTTCCTCTGAAAATACATTTACATAAAATCCCCTGCTTATGACATTAACTTAAAATAATGATtctataaaatatatgtatttattaaaaGGTAGTCCAAGATTTCCGATCATAAAATggataaaacatttaaaagatAGATTCAGAGAGATACGATTTGCAGATATTTACTAGATGACTAGCTGCTGACTCAGCCAATTTAATCAGTCATTTGTGAATACGATTAGCAggtaaaatattttcagaaaGGAGTTGCATCACACTCACCTCCCAATCAGAGGAGTCAAGTGATCCGAGCAGAATAACTAATGCCAACTATTCCCGCGATTCATTTAGTTGGTCGTCTTGGCCAATTTCACATCACGCCTGAGATTGATGCCACAAATTGGTTCACATGgcatgctgactcctctgccatcgaaaacaaaaacacacacagcTCCAATCTGCTACTGTTGTAATCTTACAACTTTAATTTCTGTTTTTCTTGGCTTTTCCACTTCTTCTttagtttttgtattttggttTTGGCTAATTTCGGTGCATTCTCGCGCATTGAAGTGCCGACGTATGTTTTGTGATTATTGCAAAGCTCTTTTTCCATTTGGTGTCTCgccttttctttatttttttcttggtCGGTCTAAGGTTTTGCATGTGTGTGTTGCCTGATTGTGTGTTaattaactttggcatcaagtGGAGGGCGGGGCGGGTAGATTTTTGCCGTGGTTATTACAGTGGATACTGCCAAAGTACCCCATCCATTAACACTTTCGGCGCTAACACtcagagaaaataaaattcattggtcaagaaaattaaaatagtttattcaaaaaagaaaataatcggtttttgataaataaacaattataaaaattgtgtttggtttataatttaataattaagaACCTTTGTTTGTCCTGAATCTTAAATCTACAAGTTTGAACGTTCTTAAACTGTTACAGTTTTCTTTAGGGACAAAATCCTTTGAaacaaaaatcgaaaaaaaatcgtattcaTTGCAAGATACTTAGTTCGACTccaaaatatctttaattcaaGAACATAGTTTCTGAATTCATAACAAGTTTTTGCCCTCAGTGCATATAATTGCCAAAAATACTTGTACTTAGCCAGTGGCCAATGTCTTACAGACACTGAGATCTTCTGCAGCGCATTTTTTATCGCCTGCCAATTCGTGGAATCTCGAGTGGAGTTTAATTTTGGGCCGGGTTTATTAACCGTTGACATTTGTTTAACGCACGTCGCCGGCTAACAGTTAACTCCATTTAATTTGGAAGACGAAGTACTGGCTGTGCCGTTATGGCACATTTTCATGTTT contains:
- the LOC119549259 gene encoding tubulin beta-3 chain isoform X2 codes for the protein MREIVHLQAGQCGNQIGAKFWEIISEEHGIDSNGIYVGDSDLQLERVSVYYNEASVTRSSGGKYVPRAILLDLEPGTMESVRSGPYGQLFRPDNFVYGQSGAGNNWAKGHYTEGAELVDNVLDVVRKECENCDCLQGFQLTHSLGGGTGSGMGTLLISKIREEYPDRIMNTYSVVPSPKVSDTVVEPYNATLSIHQLVENTDETYCIDNEALYDICFRTLKVSNPSYGDLNHLVSLTMSGVTTCLRFPGQLNADLRKLAVNMVPFPRLHFFMPGFAPLTSRGSQQYRALTVPELTQQMFDAKNMMAACDPRHGRYLTVAAVFRGRMSMKEVDEQMLAVQNKNSSYFVEWIPNNVKTAVCDIPPKGLKMSSTFIGNTTAIQELFKRISEQFSAMFRRKAFLHWYTGEGMDEMEFTEAESNMNDLVSEYQQYQEATADDEFDPDVNEPEVEGDCI
- the LOC119549259 gene encoding tubulin beta-3 chain isoform X1 — translated: MREIVHLQAGQCGNQIGAKFWEIISEEHGIDSNGIYVGDSDLQLERVSVYYNEASAVTRSSGGKYVPRAILLDLEPGTMESVRSGPYGQLFRPDNFVYGQSGAGNNWAKGHYTEGAELVDNVLDVVRKECENCDCLQGFQLTHSLGGGTGSGMGTLLISKIREEYPDRIMNTYSVVPSPKVSDTVVEPYNATLSIHQLVENTDETYCIDNEALYDICFRTLKVSNPSYGDLNHLVSLTMSGVTTCLRFPGQLNADLRKLAVNMVPFPRLHFFMPGFAPLTSRGSQQYRALTVPELTQQMFDAKNMMAACDPRHGRYLTVAAVFRGRMSMKEVDEQMLAVQNKNSSYFVEWIPNNVKTAVCDIPPKGLKMSSTFIGNTTAIQELFKRISEQFSAMFRRKAFLHWYTGEGMDEMEFTEAESNMNDLVSEYQQYQEATADDEFDPDVNEPEVEGDCI